The Anaerolineae bacterium genome includes a region encoding these proteins:
- a CDS encoding protein kinase yields MSDHLDYDSKQKRVIHQLVDSVLSEEAVNQLAAQYCPPLADCFTPDLGKAEKIHALIEYCDRHGQLGALVARVQRANPAGYQVFVERVRQPGQKSAMDQDAPPAAPAAKPGALSIIPAASAGPWSLHQPETMLHQSFLNRYRIDEILDTSGRGVVFKTYDTQIELDVAVKIIDLTQVKQKTLRERVRQESRTAMKLDHSGIVQVYDFGEMDSMIYIVMEFIPGSNLHEVRQPFKVIDKQAILPQIIELIRQLSLTVDYMHQQGVLHPSLTPDNIMLRPSEAKDGLAWQPVLINFALLRPHREMLQVQEDFPIDQLTYQVSPEFLLGHVTDVRSDVYALGILLYDLVVGQPPFRPRNLAEAIRLHIEVPPSPPRASHPALPEALEQVMLKALAKDPADRYLTAKGLAQALGECLAGETVPLPTQTAPAQVLISPATPAQPLTVTPGQRAAAKLILRNQGGRDDYCQVRAQGVPPNWLTISPAALNLAPGETQEVELTFQPPRTPLSRAGSYSLSIQVVSQQQLGQSNEINRVLTVLPYTQFKSSLWPQEISPGQVTQVTIENQGNNVETFTIRPQLDQGIIFEPAQATVQVGPGEVGTVDFQIAPGQKRWIGRKISQTFSLQVSSTEGGVSVVSGRLINQGVIAPEWALAAILIIALFCCALFFTYPIIFESLAGTATPTPIPIQPVDTPVPVDTPVPVDTLAPSAPTAAPPTPTPIPTLTDTPAPTSTPTLVPTPVPVNTPTPFA; encoded by the coding sequence ATGTCTGACCATTTAGACTATGACAGCAAACAAAAACGAGTCATTCACCAACTGGTGGATTCTGTTTTGAGCGAGGAGGCGGTCAATCAACTCGCCGCCCAATACTGCCCCCCCCTCGCCGATTGTTTTACGCCCGACCTGGGTAAAGCTGAAAAAATCCACGCCTTGATTGAATATTGCGACCGGCATGGTCAATTGGGCGCATTGGTCGCCCGGGTCCAGCGGGCTAACCCGGCCGGATACCAGGTTTTTGTGGAGCGTGTCCGGCAGCCTGGCCAAAAATCTGCGATGGATCAAGATGCACCTCCCGCCGCTCCTGCGGCCAAGCCAGGAGCACTTTCAATTATTCCGGCAGCGTCTGCCGGGCCGTGGTCGCTCCATCAGCCGGAAACAATGCTTCATCAATCTTTCCTGAATCGTTACCGGATTGACGAAATCCTGGACACCAGCGGCCGGGGCGTGGTCTTCAAGACTTACGATACCCAAATTGAACTTGATGTGGCCGTGAAAATCATTGACCTGACCCAGGTTAAGCAGAAAACATTGCGCGAACGGGTTCGCCAGGAGTCCCGCACGGCAATGAAATTGGACCATTCCGGCATTGTGCAAGTTTATGACTTTGGCGAGATGGACTCAATGATTTACATTGTAATGGAATTCATTCCCGGCTCCAACTTACACGAGGTGCGGCAACCTTTTAAGGTTATTGACAAGCAGGCTATTTTGCCCCAAATTATCGAACTGATCCGCCAACTCAGTTTGACCGTTGATTATATGCACCAACAGGGCGTGCTGCACCCCAGCCTGACACCCGACAACATTATGCTCAGGCCCAGCGAAGCCAAAGACGGGCTGGCCTGGCAGCCGGTATTGATCAACTTTGCCCTGCTCCGGCCGCACCGGGAAATGCTGCAAGTGCAAGAGGATTTCCCTATTGATCAACTGACCTACCAGGTTTCTCCAGAATTTTTGCTGGGCCACGTTACCGATGTGCGCAGCGACGTGTATGCCCTGGGCATTCTGCTATACGACCTGGTCGTGGGCCAGCCGCCTTTCAGACCCCGGAACCTGGCCGAAGCAATTCGGCTGCACATTGAGGTGCCGCCCTCGCCGCCGCGGGCCAGCCACCCCGCTTTACCGGAGGCGTTGGAACAAGTAATGCTGAAGGCGCTGGCCAAAGACCCGGCCGACCGCTACTTAACGGCCAAAGGGCTGGCCCAGGCTCTGGGCGAATGTTTGGCCGGGGAGACCGTTCCGCTCCCCACCCAGACGGCGCCGGCCCAGGTGCTTATTTCTCCGGCAACGCCGGCCCAACCCCTGACCGTTACGCCTGGCCAACGAGCGGCCGCCAAACTCATCCTGCGCAATCAAGGCGGCCGGGATGATTATTGCCAGGTGCGGGCGCAAGGCGTTCCGCCCAACTGGCTAACCATCTCCCCGGCCGCGCTGAATCTGGCGCCGGGCGAAACGCAGGAGGTAGAGTTAACCTTCCAACCGCCCCGGACGCCGCTTAGCCGGGCCGGGAGCTACTCGTTGAGCATTCAGGTGGTCAGCCAACAACAACTGGGCCAGAGTAACGAGATAAACCGGGTTTTAACCGTGCTGCCTTACACCCAGTTCAAAAGCAGCCTCTGGCCCCAAGAAATCTCGCCGGGTCAGGTGACGCAAGTCACCATAGAAAATCAGGGCAACAACGTCGAAACCTTTACTATCCGGCCCCAACTGGACCAGGGGATAATTTTTGAACCCGCCCAAGCCACCGTGCAGGTTGGCCCCGGCGAGGTAGGCACTGTGGACTTCCAAATTGCGCCTGGCCAGAAACGTTGGATCGGCAGAAAGATCAGCCAAACCTTTTCCTTGCAGGTTAGCTCAACAGAAGGAGGGGTCAGCGTTGTTAGCGGCCGGCTCATCAACCAGGGGGTAATCGCCCCCGAGTGGGCATTGGCCGCCATCCTGATCATTGCCCTCTTTTGTTGCGCCCTCTTTTTTACCTATCCCATTATCTTTGAATCTCTGGCAGGCACGGCCACCCCAACGCCTA
- a CDS encoding superoxide dismutase gives MTHTLPNLPYAYNALEPHIDAKTMGIHHGKHHQAYVNNLNAALEKYPDLQNKNVVELLEDLDAVPEDIRMAVRNNGGGHANHSLFWPCMSPQGGGKPKGSLAEAINASFGSFDSFKEQFTKAAMTRFGSGWAWLCVDVEGKLVITSTPNQDNPIAEGLVPILGLDVWEHAYYLNYQNRRADYIAAWWNVVNWDEVSKNLLGVKIGAGLDHAKAWVQETWTKLEGTWARFTGDAPQ, from the coding sequence ATGACACACACATTACCCAATTTGCCGTATGCTTACAATGCCCTGGAGCCTCATATTGATGCCAAAACTATGGGCATTCATCACGGCAAGCATCATCAGGCTTATGTGAATAACTTGAATGCCGCGCTGGAAAAATATCCTGATCTGCAAAACAAAAATGTGGTTGAATTGCTGGAAGACCTTGACGCCGTTCCCGAAGATATTCGGATGGCGGTGCGCAACAACGGCGGCGGCCACGCCAATCACTCCCTCTTCTGGCCCTGCATGAGTCCCCAGGGTGGCGGCAAACCCAAAGGCAGTCTGGCCGAAGCCATTAACGCCTCTTTTGGCTCCTTTGACAGCTTCAAAGAGCAATTTACCAAAGCCGCCATGACTCGTTTTGGTAGCGGCTGGGCCTGGCTTTGTGTGGACGTTGAGGGCAAACTGGTGATTACCAGCACGCCCAACCAGGACAACCCCATTGCCGAGGGCTTGGTGCCCATTCTGGGTTTAGACGTGTGGGAACACGCCTACTATCTTAATTACCAAAACCGCCGCGCCGATTACATTGCCGCCTGGTGGAATGTGGTCAACTGGGATGAAGTTTCCAAAAATTTACTGGGGGTAAAAATTGGCGCAGGGCTGGACCACGCCAAAGCATGGGTCCAAGAAACCTGGACCAAACTTGAA